One Vanrija pseudolonga chromosome 5, complete sequence genomic window, TACCCGCTCGACGGTGAACAGTGTCGactgcgcgccggccgcgacaCCTGTGCACTTGACCGTCGTGCCAGAGGGGTACGCCTTGGACAGCTGGATCTCAACGGGGGTGGGCACGATGGCGACGGTCGAGTATGTTCCGAGGCCGATCTGGCCAAAGTCGTTCGCGCCGAACCCGAGGACGCGACCCTCGGGCGTGCGGACAAACGACGAACGGTCCGACGCCGCGACCTGCGCGATGCGGATGCCCGAGAGCGCAGGGATCTCGGTCAGCTTTGTGGCGAAGCGCGGGTCCGACTCTGGCGGCAGGTTGGGCGACTGGGCGATCGCCTCAACAGCGTCCTCTGGCACAACCGCAAACACCTGCTTGGTGCCCAGCTGTCGGTGCGAGTTAGCCGCGTTggacagcggcagcgagaACGTCCGCCCCTTGTTCGTGACGGCTATCAGGTGGTGCCGGCCTACTGCAATCTGTTGCCACGACTCGCCCCAGTGGAagccgtcggcggccttgagcttgacaaagtcgacgagaGGGTCGCGGGTCGTGAGCTTCTTCCACCAGTTCCGGGGGGCCTTGCCCTGGTCCTGGAACGCGCGGTCGGCGGACACGACGAACAGGCGGCCGTCCTTGCTGAGCACGAACACCTTGCCCggggccgcggcgatggTGGTGAGTTTCTGCGCGTCAGCTCCCACCACCAAACCTCGGCACCCACCTTGCCCCGCAACGAGCGGTTCACATTGCCCGAGGGGTCGTGGCCCGCGCCCCACATCCACAGGTCGCCGCGTGCGTCGATCGCGGCGCCATACTTCTCCTGGATCATGAGGTCGCGGAGgggcgtggcgccgaggtgtGTCGCGAACGTGGGCGCCTTGACGACACGCTTGTTAAAGTCGGGCAGGAGGGTCTGGAACTCGTTGTTGCCCCACACGAGCGGCGTGATGGTCGAGGGCACGCCGGCAAAGTTGATCCGCGGGACCTTGAGCGGCTggttggcgacgagctcgaacggcgtgtcgtcgagcttggcggcccATCGTGTCCCCGACTGCGCATGGAGCGTGTACGCGGCCAACGTTACCACCGCCGCGGTGGTGAGGGGCACTGCCCGCGCCCCGAATGACCTGAAGGCGGAGGACGACATGGGTGGGAtgggtgtgagtgtgtgcgATGGAGGATGCCGGGTGCGATGTGCGCGAGTGACCGCGACCTAGTGGCGATTTTGGGCCCCGGACGTCATATGGCGCTGAGGTCATTGGCTGGCACAGGGTGAGAGTTGGGATAAATAATGAGAAAATGGAGGGCAGGATAATGGTGTTGAATACTTCCGTCGCTGTCAGAGCCACCATCCAACGAGCATTGGGCAATatcgcgcgctggccggAGTGCGGAGGAGACGGACGCTGGCTGGAGGCTGcactcgctgctcgctgctcgctgctccgGACCAAGTCGTAACCACCACAACCAGCCTCCATCTCACTCACGACTCCACCTCTCATACCCCCGCTCCGTCAACATGTCGGCCGTCCGCTCCGTCCTCCGCTCcgcgacccgcgccgccggccgcagGACGTTTGCTTCGTCGAGCGCGGTGCG contains:
- the FMP25 gene encoding Protein FMP25, mitochondrial, whose translation is MSSSAFRSFGARAVPLTTAAVVTLAAYTLHAQSGTRWAAKLDDTPFELVANQPLKVPRINFAGVPSTITPLVWGNNEFQTLLPDFNKRVVKAPTFATHLGATPLRDLMIQEKYGAAIDARGDLWMWGAGHDPSGNVNRSLRGKKLTTIAAAPGKVFVLSKDGRLFVVSADRAFQDQGKAPRNWWKKLTTRDPLVDFVKLKAADGFHWGESWQQIAVGRHHLIAVTNKGRTFSLPLSNAANSHRQLGTKQVFAVVPEDAVEAIAQSPNLPPESDPRFATKLTEIPALSGIRIAQVAASDRSSFVRTPEGRVLGFGANDFGQIGLGTYSTVAIVPTPVEIQLSKAYPSGTTVKCTGVAAGAQSTLFTVERVDSKTGATLVDILSCGNGQSGTLGNGLWSSAMFAPQKVKSLSGLQEYSEKTKSITALGVYSLSIAPSPNTHAFGAIDSVQNADAKGVKAGLFGRDVMEWGGNADYQLGNGKRSSLAVPAYLESPLPRAADKVEEKPDGEVVSRLSLHQNTADAYDLSGNLIKRGVRAEETIVAGYSCSVLYNKIVS